One genomic segment of Salinigranum rubrum includes these proteins:
- a CDS encoding alpha-ketoacid dehydrogenase subunit beta, producing the protein MANELRIVEAVQQALDEELARDDSVVLFGEDVGVTGGVFRATDGLVDAYPERVYDSTLGESGIVGVGIGLAAAGMTPVAEIQFQSFLYQGFAQLVQHAARLRSRSRGGFTCPMTIRTPYGGGIRALEHHSESFEAGFAHVPGLKVVVPSSPTETKGLLTASIRDPDPVVFMEPTRLYRAMREPVPEGDYTLPLGEATVVEAGEDVTVVAWGSMLRTTLSAVDGVDADVEVVNPRTIYPLDTETITESVKKTGRCVVVHEAPMTAGLGAEIVSRLTETAFYHLESPPERVTGYDVPFPMFAREEAYLPSEERVRAGVERALSE; encoded by the coding sequence ATGGCGAATGAGCTTCGCATCGTCGAGGCGGTCCAGCAGGCGCTCGACGAGGAACTCGCCCGCGACGACTCGGTCGTCCTGTTCGGCGAGGACGTCGGGGTGACGGGCGGCGTCTTCCGCGCGACGGACGGCCTCGTCGACGCGTACCCCGAGAGAGTGTACGACTCGACGCTCGGGGAGTCGGGTATCGTCGGCGTCGGCATCGGTCTCGCCGCCGCGGGGATGACGCCCGTCGCGGAGATTCAGTTCCAGTCGTTCCTCTACCAGGGGTTCGCCCAACTCGTCCAGCACGCCGCCCGTCTCCGGAGCCGTTCTCGCGGCGGGTTCACCTGCCCGATGACGATTCGGACGCCGTACGGCGGCGGGATTCGCGCGCTCGAACACCACTCAGAGAGCTTCGAGGCCGGCTTCGCGCACGTCCCCGGACTGAAGGTGGTGGTTCCCTCCTCCCCGACGGAGACGAAGGGGCTGCTCACCGCCTCGATTCGCGACCCCGACCCCGTCGTCTTCATGGAACCGACGCGACTCTACCGGGCGATGCGCGAGCCAGTGCCCGAGGGAGACTACACCCTCCCGCTGGGCGAGGCGACGGTCGTCGAGGCGGGCGAGGACGTGACGGTGGTCGCGTGGGGATCGATGCTCCGGACGACCCTGAGCGCCGTCGACGGCGTCGACGCCGACGTCGAGGTGGTCAACCCCCGGACGATCTATCCGCTCGACACCGAGACGATAACCGAGTCGGTGAAGAAGACCGGCCGGTGCGTCGTCGTCCACGAGGCGCCGATGACGGCCGGACTCGGGGCCGAAATCGTCTCCCGACTCACGGAGACCGCCTTCTACCACCTGGAGTCGCCCCCCGAGCGCGTCACCGGCTACGACGTCCCGTTCCCGATGTTCGCCCGGGAGGAGGCGTACCTCCCCAGC